Within Kineothrix sp. MB12-C1, the genomic segment AATAAATTAGCAAAAGGATAGGAATACCAAGTAACAACAACTCATAACGCCCTGTAATAATTAGGGAGAAGCGTCCCTGCAGCCAAGAATCGATGTTTTGAATCAAATCGAACTGATATCCAATAAAGGTCGTAACAGAAGAAACAATTCCTCCGAACATCATTCCGATTATCGGAATAAATGCGCTATCCTTCATTCGAATCCGATTGATAATAAAAAGAAACATCCACGAGCCGCCAAGGGCAAAGGAAAAGGCTAAGAGCAGTTTTACCGCGATACTGGCTGAAGGTGTGAGCATAATTGCGGTCAGTATTCCTAACTTGGCAAAGTCCAAAGTTCCGGCTGTAGAAGGCGATACAAAGCGATTCCCGCTGATTTGCTGCATCACCACACCGGTAATCGACATTCCGGCTCCCACTACGATTACACTCACAAGCCTTGGCCATCTACTGGCAAAAAACAGGTTTCGTTTTGCCTCGTCATGAAAGATATCACTAATAGTGAGATCACTCACACCGATGAACAAAGAGGAAGCAGCAAAAAGAACCAATAATAAAATGATAAAAATCTTTTTCCTTTTTACACTCTTCACAGCATCACTCCTTCACAACTAACTTTTGTTAGTTACCACTAACGCTTGATTAAAAATAAATCCACCGGCAATGCCGATGAATCTATTGATTGAAAATAATTCCATTAAATGAAAATGAATATCAAAATCACTCAACAATGTTTGTATCTTACCAAATCATTTTTTCTTTGTCAACATCATTTTGAGGTTGTTTTATAATCTCGTTTTTAAATAGTCTTATATTCATTTACTTCTTCCGGCTAATGCCGACGAGATATCTTCCCTCATAGCCTCTACTGCCGCACGAGAAGCTTCACCAAAGCTCTTCTCACCGAACTTCGCATATTTTTTTTCTTGATATGCCGCAATAATTCCCCTGGAGGAATTTACAATCGCTCCTAAACCGTCTTCGTTGAAAAAATGCACCAAATCGGCACCTTTTCCGCCTTGCGCACCATAGCCGGGTACAAGAATATAAGCTTTAGGCATGATCCTCCGAAGTACCTTGCCCATCTCAGGATAGGTGGCTCCTACAACCGCACCTACATAGCTGTAAGCATTACCCATGTGCTCTTCGCCCCACTGTGCCACCTTCTCACCCACTATCTCGTACAGCGGTCTGCCGTCAATCAACCGATCCTGGAATTCCCCACTGCTTGGATTAGAAGTCTTTACAAGTATAAAAATACCCTTATTTTCATCCTTACACACATCGATAAATGGCTTAATTCCATCCGAACCGAGATAAGGATTCACTGTAGCAAAATCTTCATCGAATCCGTAATAGGACTTGTTTCCCACTTGCACCTTGCCGAGATGCCCTACCGCATAGGCTTCCGAAGTGGAACCGATATCCC encodes:
- a CDS encoding ABC transporter permease, which encodes MKSVKRKKIFIILLLVLFAASSLFIGVSDLTISDIFHDEAKRNLFFASRWPRLVSVIVVGAGMSITGVVMQQISGNRFVSPSTAGTLDFAKLGILTAIMLTPSASIAVKLLLAFSFALGGSWMFLFIINRIRMKDSAFIPIIGMMFGGIVSSVTTFIGYQFDLIQNIDSWLQGRFSLIITGRYELLLLGIPILLLIYFYADRFTIAGMGDSVSHSLGLNYRLTVSLGLILCSLMSAAVVVTVGTIPFIGVIIPNIVSIYMGDHIKKTLPYIALAGSSFLLICDTLGRVLIYPYEVSISVTTGTIGSAIFLYLILGRNKSAGKRRVQRGTDS
- the pyrF gene encoding orotidine-5'-phosphate decarboxylase produces the protein MINKLVSKIQKTNAPIVVGLDPVLKYIPEHVTGRAYEEFGETLEGAAEAIWQFNKEIIDHTYDLIPAVKPQIAMYEQFGIEGMKAFKKTVDYCKEKDLVVIGDIKRGDIGSTSEAYAVGHLGKVQVGNKSYYGFDEDFATVNPYLGSDGIKPFIDVCKDENKGIFILVKTSNPSSGEFQDRLIDGRPLYEIVGEKVAQWGEEHMGNAYSYVGAVVGATYPEMGKVLRRIMPKAYILVPGYGAQGGKGADLVHFFNEDGLGAIVNSSRGIIAAYQEKKYAKFGEKSFGEASRAAVEAMREDISSALAGRSK